The proteins below are encoded in one region of Levilactobacillus namurensis:
- a CDS encoding RluA family pseudouridine synthase: MDLTWSVTTPVTSLKRFLAQQGVSHRVFNDLKRQGIIRVNGQVETPAVALHVGDQVMVSLPAETADPAVAVSSEPIRVLFQNRDWLVIDKPAGLNVVPGPANRTDTLVNRIKGYLIAEGAENQVPHIVTRLDRFTSGLVWVARHRLANSLASQLQAHHAVQKRYLAVVSGQLPADHGLIDQPLASDPTGYNQMVSPAGKPAKTEYWVQQRFPQATVVKVQLHTGRTHQIRAHFAWLGYPLIGDALYDGPEVAGMQRQALHAASLQFTDPFDGQERHFTSPVPTDWQQLITKLEQTTGGQQA; this comes from the coding sequence ATGGACTTAACTTGGTCGGTCACGACACCGGTGACCAGCTTAAAGCGATTTTTAGCACAACAGGGGGTCAGCCACCGGGTCTTTAATGACCTCAAGCGACAAGGTATTATTCGCGTCAACGGGCAAGTCGAGACGCCGGCTGTGGCGCTCCACGTGGGTGATCAGGTCATGGTGTCCCTTCCCGCTGAAACAGCTGATCCGGCAGTGGCCGTGAGTTCCGAGCCCATTAGGGTCCTTTTTCAGAACAGAGACTGGTTGGTGATCGATAAGCCGGCCGGGCTGAACGTGGTTCCGGGACCGGCGAACCGGACGGATACCCTGGTCAATCGCATCAAGGGCTACTTGATTGCCGAGGGGGCGGAGAACCAGGTGCCCCACATCGTGACCCGGTTGGACCGCTTCACCAGTGGCTTGGTCTGGGTCGCCCGGCACCGGTTGGCCAATAGTCTGGCCAGTCAGCTTCAGGCACACCATGCCGTGCAGAAGCGTTATTTAGCGGTGGTCAGTGGACAATTGCCCGCCGACCATGGCCTGATCGACCAACCCTTAGCCTCAGATCCTACCGGGTATAACCAGATGGTCTCACCAGCGGGAAAGCCCGCTAAGACGGAGTACTGGGTGCAACAGCGGTTTCCCCAGGCCACGGTCGTGAAGGTTCAGCTGCACACGGGACGGACGCACCAGATTCGGGCGCACTTCGCGTGGTTAGGGTATCCGCTGATTGGTGATGCCCTCTACGATGGTCCGGAAGTCGCGGGGATGCAACGGCAGGCGCTTCACGCGGCCAGCCTGCAATTTACGGATCCCTTTGACGGTCAGGAGCGGCACTTTACCAGTCCCGTTCCGACCGATTGGCAGCAGTTGATCACGAAGCTAGAGCAGACGACAGGAGGGCAACAGGCATGA
- a CDS encoding AzlD domain-containing protein yields MSLTLTELWVVLGCGAVTLLSRVLPFALLKKFKLPAGVIDFLTFVPIAIMTALCCQNLFVAHPGHWATLNLANCYAAIPATLAGIFTKSLLAVVVVGIMAMAILRYFQIG; encoded by the coding sequence ATGTCATTGACCTTAACGGAGCTCTGGGTCGTCTTGGGATGTGGCGCCGTCACGTTACTATCCCGAGTGCTTCCCTTCGCCCTTTTGAAAAAATTTAAGCTTCCCGCTGGTGTGATCGATTTTCTGACTTTTGTCCCCATCGCCATCATGACCGCGCTGTGCTGCCAGAACCTATTCGTCGCCCATCCGGGACACTGGGCGACCCTCAACCTTGCCAACTGCTACGCCGCGATTCCCGCCACGTTAGCCGGCATCTTCACCAAGAGCTTATTGGCCGTGGTGGTCGTGGGCATCATGGCCATGGCAATCTTGCGGTACTTCCAGATTGGTTAG
- a CDS encoding MDR family MFS transporter, giving the protein MGKAIDTNGKSYNRGLLVALLLIGSFCTVLNQTILSTAFPTLMKAFDVSTSTVQWLTTGFLLVNGIMIPISAWLINSISSKWLYIGAMTIFLAGTIICWSAINFPMMLIGRLIQAVGVGISMPLLQTMMLTIFPANKRGTAMGLAGIVVGLAPAIGPTLSGWVIDNATWRDLFGMIIPIVTVVIIASFWIMRSVLETEKSPLDFLSVLLSTIGFGSMLYGFSSVGDDGWGSTKVLSTLIVGVIFVALFIWRQLKMDDPFLNFRVYKSKEFTVAAILSSVVMMAMVGVEMVIPLYLQMVKGMSAFHSGLTLLAGALMMGIMSPITGRAFDRFGAKRLALMGMFLLTAGTLPFAWLTKDSATMYIVVLYAIRMFGIAMVMMPATTAGMNALPMNLISHGTAVNNTQRQVASSVGTALLVSVLTNVTKNQMPAKHLLTTNPLAYADNAINATLSGYHAAFWIAIGFSVIALIVAMFLKGSNHSTHVADSEPATAKGGAAE; this is encoded by the coding sequence TTGGGAAAAGCAATTGATACCAACGGTAAGTCCTATAACCGGGGCTTACTGGTGGCGCTTCTATTGATTGGAAGTTTTTGTACCGTCTTAAACCAAACGATTCTGTCGACCGCCTTTCCAACCTTAATGAAGGCTTTCGACGTTTCGACATCTACTGTTCAATGGTTGACCACGGGGTTCTTGCTGGTCAACGGGATCATGATCCCCATCAGCGCTTGGCTGATCAACAGTATCAGTTCTAAGTGGCTCTACATCGGGGCCATGACCATCTTCTTAGCCGGGACCATCATCTGCTGGTCCGCCATCAACTTCCCGATGATGTTAATCGGACGGTTGATCCAGGCTGTAGGGGTTGGGATTTCGATGCCGCTGCTGCAAACCATGATGCTGACGATCTTCCCCGCCAACAAACGGGGAACTGCCATGGGACTAGCCGGAATCGTTGTCGGTTTGGCCCCAGCGATTGGTCCGACCCTGTCCGGGTGGGTCATCGATAATGCAACTTGGCGAGACCTATTCGGAATGATCATCCCCATCGTCACCGTCGTGATCATTGCCAGCTTCTGGATCATGCGTAGTGTTCTGGAAACTGAAAAGTCGCCGTTAGACTTCCTATCCGTCTTACTCTCTACGATTGGGTTCGGGAGCATGCTGTACGGCTTCTCCTCCGTCGGGGACGACGGCTGGGGCAGCACCAAGGTTCTCTCGACGCTGATTGTCGGGGTCATCTTCGTTGCCCTGTTCATCTGGCGACAACTCAAGATGGACGACCCATTCCTGAACTTCCGGGTCTACAAGTCTAAGGAGTTCACGGTCGCGGCCATCCTGAGTTCCGTGGTCATGATGGCCATGGTCGGGGTCGAAATGGTCATTCCGCTGTACCTGCAAATGGTCAAAGGAATGTCGGCCTTCCACTCCGGATTGACCCTCTTAGCGGGGGCCCTCATGATGGGGATTATGAGTCCCATTACCGGACGCGCATTTGACCGCTTCGGCGCCAAGCGTTTGGCTTTAATGGGGATGTTCCTCTTAACGGCCGGAACGTTACCGTTTGCCTGGCTGACCAAGGACTCAGCTACCATGTACATCGTGGTCCTCTACGCCATTCGGATGTTCGGGATCGCCATGGTCATGATGCCTGCAACTACCGCCGGGATGAACGCCTTACCCATGAACTTAATCAGTCACGGGACGGCGGTCAACAACACCCAACGGCAAGTCGCCAGTTCCGTGGGGACGGCGCTGCTGGTCAGTGTCTTGACTAACGTGACCAAGAACCAGATGCCAGCTAAGCACCTCTTGACCACGAATCCATTGGCTTACGCCGACAACGCAATCAACGCGACCCTGTCGGGGTACCACGCCGCTTTCTGGATTGCCATCGGCTTCAGTGTCATTGCTTTAATTGTGGCGATGTTCTTAAAGGGCAGCAACCACTCCACTCACGTTGCTGATAGTGAACCGGCAACGGCCAAAGGAGGTGCCGCAGAATGA
- a CDS encoding xylulokinase, translating to MSAEEIAQAVESGNISLGIELGSTRIKAVLVTPDFKTIAAGSYVWENELKDGVWTYSLEKVWAGIQASYQAMATEVHDQYGVTLTKIGSIGVSAMMHGYMAFNQDDQLLVPFRTWRNNITEQAADDLTKLFGFNIPQRWSIAHLYQAILNQEDHVKDVSFMTTLAGYVHWQLSGEKVVGIGDASGIFPIDSETKTYRHDFLEQFRGLKAVRQYLWDIQDILPAVKVAGEAAGQLTADGAKLLDPKGNLTAGSVMAPPEGDAGTGMVGTNAVRERTGNISAGTSAFSMVVLDQPMKAVHRDIDLVTTPTGLPVAMVHTNNCSSDINAWVNLFKEFAQSIGVDLKPDELYGALFNKSTEGDADAGGLLNYSYLSGENITKMTAGRPLFVRTPNSHFNLANFVKTQLYAAFAPLKIGMDILANEEHIHLDSLIAQGGLFRTPKVGQQVLADSLNTPITVMSTASEGGPWGMAVLGFYVQNKAAGETLEDYLDKQVFADPESTTLAPDPAGVKGSNAFIANYKQGLAIEVQAVDRLAD from the coding sequence ATGAGTGCGGAAGAAATTGCTCAAGCCGTTGAAAGCGGTAACATATCCCTGGGAATCGAATTAGGTTCTACGCGGATCAAAGCAGTCTTAGTAACACCTGATTTTAAGACCATCGCAGCCGGCAGCTACGTGTGGGAGAACGAATTAAAGGATGGCGTGTGGACTTACTCCTTAGAGAAGGTCTGGGCGGGCATCCAAGCCAGTTACCAAGCCATGGCTACGGAAGTGCACGACCAATACGGCGTGACCTTGACCAAGATTGGTTCAATTGGGGTCAGTGCGATGATGCACGGCTACATGGCCTTCAACCAAGACGACCAATTACTGGTTCCATTCCGGACTTGGCGGAACAACATCACGGAACAGGCCGCGGATGACCTGACCAAGTTGTTCGGGTTCAACATCCCTCAACGTTGGAGCATTGCGCACTTGTACCAAGCCATCTTGAATCAAGAAGATCACGTGAAGGACGTTTCCTTCATGACCACGTTGGCGGGTTACGTTCACTGGCAATTATCCGGTGAAAAGGTCGTCGGTATCGGGGATGCCTCCGGGATCTTCCCAATTGACAGTGAGACCAAGACCTACCGGCACGACTTCTTGGAACAGTTCCGGGGCTTAAAGGCGGTTCGCCAATACCTCTGGGACATCCAAGACATCTTGCCTGCCGTTAAGGTGGCAGGAGAAGCCGCTGGTCAGTTGACCGCTGACGGGGCCAAGTTATTGGACCCTAAGGGCAACCTGACGGCCGGCAGTGTGATGGCCCCACCTGAAGGGGACGCCGGAACTGGAATGGTCGGGACCAACGCGGTGCGGGAACGGACCGGGAACATCTCGGCTGGGACCTCTGCCTTCTCCATGGTGGTCTTGGACCAACCGATGAAGGCGGTTCACCGCGATATCGACTTAGTGACCACGCCAACGGGGTTGCCCGTTGCCATGGTCCACACCAACAACTGTTCATCAGACATTAATGCGTGGGTTAACCTCTTTAAGGAATTCGCCCAGAGTATCGGCGTTGACCTGAAGCCGGATGAACTCTACGGTGCCCTGTTCAACAAGTCAACGGAAGGGGACGCCGACGCCGGTGGGCTACTGAACTACAGTTACTTATCTGGTGAGAACATCACCAAGATGACGGCGGGCCGGCCACTCTTCGTCCGCACGCCGAACAGTCACTTTAACTTAGCCAACTTTGTGAAGACCCAGTTGTACGCGGCCTTTGCTCCCCTGAAGATTGGGATGGACATCTTGGCTAACGAAGAACACATCCACCTAGATTCCCTGATTGCTCAAGGTGGGTTGTTCCGGACGCCTAAAGTGGGCCAACAGGTCTTAGCCGATTCCCTGAACACCCCAATTACGGTCATGAGTACCGCTAGTGAGGGTGGTCCATGGGGGATGGCAGTTCTGGGCTTCTACGTTCAGAACAAAGCCGCCGGTGAGACGCTGGAAGACTACTTGGATAAGCAAGTCTTTGCGGATCCTGAGAGTACGACGTTAGCGCCGGACCCAGCGGGGGTTAAAGGGTCTAACGCCTTTATCGCCAACTACAAGCAAGGATTAGCCATCGAAGTACAAGCGGTTGACCGCTTAGCCGATTAA
- a CDS encoding GNAT family N-acetyltransferase: protein MLLRQATMADLPQIEAIIRDGRQLLAAQEIDQWQGTYPNTAVLVDDIHQGWTVVLEEDQEILGTAAIIPGVDPTYQQIEGQWLTKQAPYLAIHRVAVSAHHHGRGLAGELFQRLFAQIDQAETIESIRIDTHPQNMAMQHIIKKNGFTPTGKIDLSGMGPEMSGVKDFAYERVTAHVKPEHLVQPTWA, encoded by the coding sequence ATGCTGTTACGACAAGCTACGATGGCGGATTTGCCACAAATTGAAGCAATTATTCGGGACGGCCGGCAACTCTTGGCGGCTCAGGAAATCGACCAATGGCAGGGAACTTATCCCAACACGGCGGTCTTAGTCGACGACATTCACCAGGGGTGGACGGTCGTGCTGGAGGAAGACCAGGAGATCTTAGGCACTGCCGCAATCATTCCTGGCGTCGATCCGACGTACCAACAGATTGAAGGTCAGTGGTTGACCAAACAGGCGCCGTACTTAGCGATTCATCGCGTAGCAGTATCGGCCCACCATCACGGTCGCGGGTTAGCTGGGGAATTATTCCAGCGGTTATTTGCGCAGATTGATCAGGCCGAAACTATCGAAAGTATTCGGATCGACACGCATCCACAAAATATGGCCATGCAACACATTATTAAGAAGAACGGCTTTACGCCGACGGGAAAGATTGACTTGTCTGGGATGGGCCCAGAGATGTCTGGGGTCAAAGACTTTGCCTATGAACGGGTAACGGCGCACGTGAAGCCAGAACATCTGGTCCAACCAACCTGGGCCTAG
- a CDS encoding GNAT family N-acetyltransferase — MNLIYDEMALTDLEDVPGPDLLKVITAAYRNPTYLSGAATTVVAEADGQVVGVAFGYPGEREEIVDDVMADLTAQSAAFDEPYEAESETSAGEWYLDSLAVDPNYQGHGIGRQLLQALPYYARRDRQAVIGLNVDRENPGAFRLYDRMGYQVTGTQMIGDHVYDHMQLEIGKPISVMN; from the coding sequence ATGAACTTGATCTATGATGAAATGGCTCTGACCGACCTGGAAGACGTTCCGGGCCCCGACTTACTGAAGGTCATCACGGCGGCGTACCGCAACCCGACATACCTGTCCGGTGCGGCAACCACGGTGGTGGCCGAGGCCGATGGCCAAGTCGTGGGGGTGGCCTTTGGCTATCCTGGAGAACGAGAAGAGATCGTAGATGATGTGATGGCAGATCTGACCGCGCAGAGTGCGGCTTTTGACGAACCGTACGAAGCGGAATCCGAAACCAGTGCAGGTGAGTGGTACTTGGACTCCCTGGCAGTGGATCCGAACTATCAGGGTCACGGGATTGGCCGGCAGTTGTTACAAGCGCTGCCGTACTACGCCCGGCGTGATCGTCAAGCGGTCATTGGGTTGAACGTCGACCGGGAGAACCCGGGCGCCTTCCGCCTATATGACCGGATGGGTTACCAGGTTACGGGGACCCAGATGATTGGGGACCACGTCTATGACCATATGCAACTCGAGATTGGTAAGCCAATCAGTGTGATGAACTAA
- a CDS encoding L-ribulose-5-phosphate 4-epimerase, producing MLEKLKAEVYDANMQLPKLDLVTFTWGNVSGIDRDRGLFVIKPSGVDYDDLKPSDMVVVNLKGEVVEGDMNPSSDTPTHTVLYNAFPNIGGIVHTHSPWAVSFAAAKMDIPAMNTTHADTFFTDVPAADALTKEEIESDYEGNTGKTIVKTFKERGLDYEATPAALVSQHGPFAWGPTPAKAVYNAKVLEVVAGEDYHTLQLTRANSELPQYLLDKHYYRKHGANAYYGQNNAKSKDHAARE from the coding sequence ATGTTAGAGAAATTAAAGGCAGAGGTTTACGATGCCAACATGCAATTACCGAAATTAGATCTGGTCACGTTCACCTGGGGGAACGTTTCCGGTATCGACCGTGACCGGGGCTTGTTCGTCATCAAGCCTTCCGGGGTCGACTACGACGACTTGAAGCCTAGCGACATGGTCGTGGTGAACTTGAAGGGTGAAGTCGTTGAAGGGGACATGAATCCTTCCAGCGATACGCCAACTCACACGGTGCTGTACAATGCCTTCCCGAATATCGGTGGTATCGTCCACACCCACTCACCTTGGGCCGTATCCTTTGCGGCGGCTAAGATGGATATCCCAGCCATGAACACCACGCACGCGGACACGTTCTTCACGGACGTTCCTGCTGCGGATGCGTTGACTAAGGAAGAAATCGAATCCGACTACGAAGGGAACACGGGGAAGACCATCGTGAAGACTTTCAAGGAACGGGGCTTGGATTACGAAGCCACGCCAGCAGCGCTGGTCAGCCAGCACGGTCCCTTCGCTTGGGGCCCGACGCCAGCCAAGGCGGTCTACAACGCTAAGGTGTTGGAAGTCGTTGCGGGTGAAGATTACCACACCCTCCAGTTGACTCGGGCAAACTCCGAGTTGCCACAGTACCTCTTGGATAAGCACTACTACCGGAAGCATGGGGCCAACGCCTACTACGGTCAAAACAATGCGAAGTCCAAGGATCACGCTGCGCGCGAGTAG
- a CDS encoding MerR family transcriptional regulator produces the protein MKMNLTELAQSAHVDKQRVEEYVKNGLLGTDHSATEFDDSDLYWIDMIQCFQDNGTSLSDLSGLMPRCRQAQAKMTQV, from the coding sequence ATGAAGATGAACTTAACTGAATTGGCGCAATCAGCGCACGTTGACAAGCAGCGCGTAGAGGAGTACGTCAAGAACGGATTATTGGGGACCGACCACTCGGCAACGGAATTCGATGACTCCGATCTGTATTGGATCGATATGATTCAATGCTTTCAGGATAACGGCACGTCTTTGAGTGACTTATCCGGCTTAATGCCGCGTTGTCGGCAAGCCCAGGCCAAGATGACTCAGGTCTAG
- a CDS encoding DUF4811 domain-containing protein — MIVILLILAVIGAFVCYVYMSNRVLSNLITLGLILVMGVSGVFIVKNDRDHYGLHNVTTTTTQTIYSASPSKQMPMMIYQSLGTADKHRVYVYKTSANAKKTHHTTAKVTTTNTVKRTTGKNRIVTQKTYREYQSKAYKFWFGLADNGHQYVKEHNTIYLNQDWTVLSTQQAKQLQKKAQSKAYQAQQKKAAKAYVQKQVMAAMTKDPTMSAAQRQKVIQQATAAYQAQAMQRLITQIKQG; from the coding sequence ATGATTGTGATTCTCTTAATCTTAGCGGTCATCGGAGCCTTCGTCTGCTACGTCTACATGTCCAACCGCGTGCTCAGTAACCTGATCACCCTAGGCTTGATCCTGGTCATGGGCGTCAGCGGAGTCTTCATCGTGAAAAACGACCGTGACCACTACGGCCTGCACAACGTCACCACCACCACGACCCAGACCATCTACTCGGCCTCTCCTTCCAAGCAGATGCCCATGATGATCTACCAGTCACTGGGGACTGCTGATAAGCACCGGGTCTACGTCTACAAGACCAGCGCCAACGCGAAAAAGACGCACCACACGACGGCTAAGGTCACCACGACCAACACGGTCAAGCGGACCACGGGTAAGAACCGGATCGTGACCCAAAAGACTTACCGGGAATACCAGTCTAAGGCCTACAAGTTCTGGTTTGGCCTGGCCGATAACGGTCACCAATACGTCAAGGAACACAATACGATCTACCTGAACCAGGATTGGACGGTTCTCAGTACCCAACAGGCTAAGCAACTGCAAAAGAAGGCGCAGTCTAAGGCCTACCAAGCACAACAAAAAAAGGCCGCCAAAGCCTACGTTCAAAAGCAAGTGATGGCTGCCATGACTAAGGATCCGACCATGAGTGCCGCTCAACGGCAAAAGGTCATCCAACAAGCCACGGCCGCATACCAAGCACAAGCCATGCAACGCCTGATTACCCAAATTAAACAAGGTTAA
- the araA gene encoding L-arabinose isomerase, producing MLSVPDYEFWFVTGSQHLYGEEQLKSVAKDAQDIADKLNASGKLPYKVVFKDVMTTADGITKFMKEVNYNDKVAGVITWMHTFSPAKNWIRGTELLQKPLLHLATQYLNNIPYDTIDFDYMNLNQSAHGDREYAYINARLKKNNKIVYGYWGDEDVQEQIARWEDVAVAYNESFKVKVARFGDTMRNVAVTEGDKVQAQIQMGWTVDYYGIGDLVKEINAVSDADVDKEYADLESRYEMVQGDNDAETYKHSVRVQLAQYLGIKRFLEKGGYTAFTTNFEDLYGMEQLPGLAAQLLIRDGYGFGAEGDWKTAALGRVMKIMSHNKQTAFMEDYTLDLRKGHEAILGSHMLEVDPSIASDKPRVEVHPLDIGGKADPARLVFTGSEGDAIDVTVSDFRDNFKMISYAVDAHKPEAETPKLPVAKQLWTPKVGLKQGALAWMQAGGGHHTMLSFSLTEEQMEDFATMMNMNKAFIK from the coding sequence ATGTTATCAGTTCCAGATTACGAGTTTTGGTTTGTTACCGGTTCGCAACACCTGTATGGTGAAGAACAATTAAAGTCCGTTGCTAAGGATGCCCAAGACATTGCCGACAAGTTAAACGCTAGCGGCAAGTTGCCTTACAAGGTGGTCTTCAAAGACGTCATGACCACGGCCGATGGCATTACCAAGTTCATGAAGGAAGTTAACTACAACGACAAGGTTGCCGGTGTGATTACCTGGATGCACACGTTCTCCCCAGCTAAGAACTGGATTCGGGGGACTGAACTGTTGCAGAAGCCATTGTTGCACTTAGCAACGCAATACTTAAACAACATCCCTTACGACACCATTGACTTTGATTACATGAACTTGAACCAAAGTGCCCATGGTGACCGCGAATACGCCTACATCAACGCCCGGTTGAAGAAGAACAACAAGATCGTTTACGGCTACTGGGGTGACGAAGACGTGCAAGAACAGATTGCACGTTGGGAAGACGTTGCCGTTGCTTACAACGAAAGCTTCAAGGTCAAGGTTGCCCGCTTTGGTGACACCATGCGGAACGTGGCCGTTACGGAAGGCGACAAGGTCCAAGCACAGATTCAAATGGGCTGGACGGTCGACTACTACGGAATTGGTGACCTGGTCAAGGAAATCAACGCGGTCTCCGATGCCGACGTGGACAAGGAATACGCCGACTTGGAATCCCGTTACGAAATGGTTCAAGGCGACAACGATGCGGAAACTTACAAGCACTCCGTTCGCGTTCAATTAGCCCAATACTTAGGGATCAAGCGGTTCTTGGAAAAGGGCGGTTACACGGCCTTCACCACCAACTTCGAAGACCTCTACGGCATGGAACAATTACCTGGCTTAGCTGCCCAACTCTTGATTCGTGACGGCTACGGCTTCGGTGCTGAAGGTGACTGGAAGACGGCTGCCTTGGGTCGGGTCATGAAGATCATGTCCCACAACAAGCAAACGGCCTTCATGGAAGACTACACGCTGGACCTCCGGAAGGGCCACGAAGCCATCTTAGGGTCACACATGTTGGAAGTTGACCCATCGATCGCCAGTGACAAGCCACGGGTTGAAGTTCATCCATTGGACATTGGTGGTAAGGCGGACCCAGCACGGTTGGTCTTCACGGGTTCTGAAGGTGACGCCATTGACGTGACGGTTTCAGACTTCCGGGACAACTTTAAGATGATCAGTTACGCCGTTGATGCCCACAAGCCAGAAGCTGAAACGCCTAAGCTGCCAGTTGCTAAGCAACTCTGGACGCCAAAGGTTGGTTTGAAGCAAGGCGCCTTAGCTTGGATGCAGGCCGGTGGTGGTCACCACACCATGCTGTCCTTCTCCTTGACGGAAGAACAAATGGAAGATTTTGCGACGATGATGAACATGAACAAGGCGTTCATCAAGTAG
- a CDS encoding AzlC family ABC transporter permease, translating to MTPDLTFRAGLKDVLPTVFGYIGVGLAFGIVAHTSHLSLLMVAALSFIVYAGSAQFIIASMLLAGNPLSAIIFSTFLVNSRMILMSTSLARYFRHESLGKNLMLGALVTDETFALAMNKQNHTQGRLSYAWQNAANWVAYLVWGGSTIIGAILGGLIPNPDQFGFDFALTAMFIGLVYLQLISDRHLGMTRQLLVMACVALSYYLMIRVLDANLSLLGATIVGCLFGMEMKRCH from the coding sequence ATGACCCCAGACCTCACGTTTCGGGCTGGTCTGAAAGACGTCCTGCCCACCGTCTTCGGTTACATCGGCGTGGGCCTAGCCTTCGGGATCGTTGCCCACACCAGCCACCTCAGCCTTCTGATGGTGGCCGCGCTATCCTTTATCGTCTACGCCGGTTCGGCCCAGTTCATCATCGCCAGTATGCTCCTGGCCGGGAATCCGCTATCCGCCATTATTTTTTCCACGTTTTTGGTTAATTCCCGAATGATCCTTATGAGCACCAGCCTCGCGCGCTACTTCCGCCACGAATCCTTAGGCAAGAACCTGATGCTGGGGGCGCTAGTCACCGACGAGACCTTCGCGTTAGCCATGAACAAGCAGAACCATACTCAGGGACGGTTAAGCTACGCTTGGCAGAACGCGGCGAACTGGGTCGCCTACTTAGTCTGGGGTGGTTCGACCATCATCGGGGCCATCCTAGGCGGCTTGATTCCCAACCCCGACCAGTTCGGCTTTGACTTCGCCCTGACCGCCATGTTCATCGGCTTGGTCTACCTCCAATTAATCAGCGACCGCCACCTGGGGATGACCCGCCAACTCCTGGTGATGGCCTGTGTGGCCTTAAGTTATTATCTCATGATTCGGGTTCTCGACGCCAACTTATCGCTCTTGGGGGCCACAATTGTGGGCTGTTTGTTCGGAATGGAGATGAAGCGATGTCATTGA
- a CDS encoding DUF1003 domain-containing protein, which yields MTETMSDVTCLVDGETISLESGLQLAELETDLRNRIKRDHPRAKTTDYICGHHLLKYRLERVDAMINADLKQTKKINQKLTRALQSDDYDIIDVNEVLSDNLTFGQKVSDDVARFGGSWGFIFIFMFVLLGWMLVNGLHLFGVNFDNYPYILLNLVLSCVAAIQAPIIMMSQNRSADRDRMMAENDYHVNLKSEHELRLLHAKVDHLAQNQVPHTMEVERFQLEILGEIRQELAELREAAQKTPPAR from the coding sequence ATGACAGAAACCATGAGTGACGTGACATGTTTGGTAGATGGGGAAACCATCTCTTTGGAATCCGGCTTACAGCTCGCGGAGTTGGAGACGGACTTGCGGAACCGGATCAAGCGGGACCATCCGCGGGCGAAGACGACGGATTATATCTGTGGGCACCACCTCTTGAAGTACCGCTTGGAGCGGGTGGACGCGATGATCAATGCGGACCTCAAACAAACTAAGAAAATCAACCAAAAATTGACGCGGGCCTTACAGAGCGATGATTACGATATTATCGATGTGAACGAGGTCTTGTCGGACAACCTGACGTTTGGCCAGAAGGTCTCCGATGACGTGGCCCGCTTTGGCGGTTCTTGGGGCTTTATCTTCATTTTTATGTTCGTGCTGCTAGGGTGGATGCTGGTCAACGGGTTGCACCTCTTTGGGGTGAACTTTGACAACTACCCCTACATTCTGTTAAATTTAGTACTTAGCTGTGTGGCCGCGATTCAGGCACCCATCATTATGATGAGCCAGAACCGCTCGGCGGACCGGGACCGGATGATGGCTGAAAACGACTATCACGTGAACCTGAAGTCCGAACACGAACTACGATTACTCCATGCGAAGGTGGACCATCTGGCGCAGAACCAGGTACCCCACACCATGGAGGTTGAACGCTTCCAATTGGAAATTCTAGGTGAGATTCGCCAAGAACTTGCGGAATTACGAGAGGCGGCGCAGAAGACGCCACCAGCACGGTAA
- a CDS encoding MerR family transcriptional regulator yields the protein MLENDVANFLKKVPIDEMILGIGDVARVTGVSTSQLRYWERKGYIQSSELTEGGNRKFSYKTVIQVKQIKQFLDQGYTLSSAVARARKRGVYAEILRSFFEQRFIRLTADDHQETIDLGTFDPEPAYHLVAYRQDNSWRFRLDPAK from the coding sequence GTGTTAGAAAACGATGTTGCTAATTTTTTAAAAAAAGTACCAATTGATGAAATGATTCTGGGAATCGGGGACGTTGCCCGGGTCACGGGGGTCTCGACCAGTCAGCTGCGGTACTGGGAACGTAAGGGGTATATCCAAAGTTCCGAATTAACGGAGGGGGGCAACCGTAAGTTTTCCTATAAAACGGTGATTCAGGTCAAGCAGATCAAGCAGTTCCTCGACCAAGGGTATACGTTGAGCAGTGCCGTTGCCCGGGCCCGCAAACGTGGCGTTTACGCGGAAATCTTACGCTCTTTCTTTGAACAGCGGTTCATTCGGCTGACGGCCGATGACCACCAGGAGACGATTGATCTGGGGACCTTTGACCCGGAACCGGCTTATCACCTGGTGGCGTATCGCCAGGATAACAGTTGGCGATTTCGCTTGGATCCGGCTAAATAG